A genomic segment from Gilvibacter sp. SZ-19 encodes:
- a CDS encoding phosphatidylserine decarboxylase family protein yields MFHKEGNTIILATLVLCIASVLTVDQFVTTPWLRYVLMGGFLILLILILQFFRNPKRNFTADPTAVFSPVDGKVVVIEEVEEPEYFQGKRRQVSVFMSPLNVHVTRYPVGGEVVYSKYHPGKYLVAWHPKASEENERTTVVVKSEKFGDVLYRQIAGALAKRIVNYAKEGESADQTADSGFIKFGSRVDVFLPLDAKIEVSLNQKVKGGLTVLARA; encoded by the coding sequence ATGTTTCATAAGGAAGGAAATACCATAATTCTAGCTACACTGGTACTCTGCATTGCCTCGGTCTTAACGGTGGATCAGTTTGTGACCACGCCTTGGTTGCGTTATGTACTTATGGGTGGATTTTTGATTTTGCTGATTCTGATCTTGCAGTTCTTTAGAAATCCGAAACGCAATTTTACAGCAGATCCCACAGCTGTTTTCTCTCCGGTAGATGGAAAAGTGGTGGTGATAGAAGAAGTTGAAGAACCCGAATATTTCCAAGGCAAGCGCAGACAGGTCTCTGTGTTTATGTCGCCCTTGAACGTACATGTGACGCGCTATCCTGTGGGCGGTGAGGTGGTTTACAGCAAATATCATCCCGGCAAATACTTAGTGGCCTGGCACCCTAAAGCATCCGAAGAGAATGAACGCACTACCGTAGTGGTAAAAAGCGAAAAGTTCGGGGATGTTCTTTATCGACAGATCGCTGGCGCCCTAGCCAAACGCATAGTCAACTACGCCAAAGAAGGCGAAAGCGCCGATCAAACTGCAGACAGCGGATTCATTAAATTCGGATCCCGGGTAGATGTATTTCTTCCCTTAGACGCCAAAATTGAGGTCAGCCTCAATCAGAAAGTAAAAGGTGGACTCACGGTGCTTGCGCGGGCATGA
- a CDS encoding acyl-CoA-binding protein, with translation MNSEELDKAFEQAVATINNHEQPFPADLLLRLYAYYKVATKNKELPSGSKPLITAFKTNALFQIKNMTADEAKMKYIEAVNHYLLYRK, from the coding sequence ATGAACTCAGAAGAATTAGATAAGGCATTTGAGCAGGCCGTGGCAACTATAAACAACCACGAACAGCCTTTCCCTGCCGATCTGCTGCTCCGCCTCTACGCCTATTACAAGGTTGCCACAAAGAACAAAGAATTACCCAGCGGCTCCAAACCCCTTATTACTGCCTTTAAGACCAACGCACTGTTCCAGATAAAGAACATGACGGCAGACGAGGCCAAAATGAAATACATCGAGGCCGTAAATCACTATTTACTCTACAGGAAATAA
- a CDS encoding phosphatidate cytidylyltransferase, which translates to MKDLLIRAVSGALYISLLLGSLFWSKIAFLIVVFVFGVLVSLEFCRLSKFAVWIGIPVLGLLAGLLHWAVPSVIDPTLIVSANILANLALLPWLFKADSKLNDWQRKLAFVGYLCLGIASLSLLPLDNNVFNYKVVIAVLCMLWANDTFAYLVGRTIGRTKLMERVSPKKTVEGFLGGAVGGLAVGYAAHMIYGVYGLTNWMILAIIVVIFGTLGDLVQSKMKRQAGVKDSGVIMPGHGGIYDRMDSLIYAAPFVYIFLILNCYVS; encoded by the coding sequence ATGAAGGACCTTTTGATACGCGCAGTTTCAGGAGCGCTTTACATTTCCCTGCTTTTGGGGTCTCTCTTTTGGTCCAAAATCGCCTTTTTAATTGTCGTTTTTGTCTTTGGAGTTCTTGTGAGCCTAGAATTCTGCAGATTGAGCAAATTTGCTGTCTGGATAGGAATTCCTGTCTTGGGATTGCTGGCCGGTTTGTTGCATTGGGCAGTACCAAGTGTAATAGATCCCACCCTAATCGTATCGGCCAATATTTTAGCCAATTTAGCCTTATTGCCTTGGTTGTTCAAGGCCGATTCAAAGCTCAATGACTGGCAGCGCAAACTCGCCTTTGTGGGTTATCTCTGCCTGGGGATCGCATCGCTATCGCTCTTACCATTAGACAACAACGTTTTTAACTATAAAGTTGTTATAGCAGTATTGTGCATGCTATGGGCCAACGACACCTTTGCTTATTTGGTTGGGCGCACCATAGGTAGAACTAAACTCATGGAGCGGGTCTCACCAAAAAAGACGGTAGAAGGATTTTTAGGCGGAGCTGTAGGTGGCCTTGCAGTAGGATACGCTGCACATATGATCTACGGCGTGTATGGACTCACTAACTGGATGATCTTAGCTATCATAGTTGTGATTTTTGGCACTTTAGGAGATTTGGTGCAATCTAAAATGAAACGCCAAGCTGGCGTAAAAGACAGTGGCGTGATCATGCCTGGACACGGCGGCATTTATGACCGGATGGATAGTCTTATTTACGCTGCGCCATTTGTGTATATATTCTTAATTTTGAACTGTTATGTTTCATAA
- a CDS encoding NUDIX hydrolase: MYYKVFINEIPVILSTEKSIGKKYVSIPIELVRFKKLIKKIEKGELTHVNLYHAEVDKLEYYLRKKLKVVEAGGGLVYNDNKEILFIYRNKKWDLPKGGLEKDETPEDAAVREVQEETGAKKLEVTRFIQKTYHVFKRNGERRLKITYWYEMHTSYSGNLKPQTKEGIEKAKWKNFAQTQKALQGSYENIKLLFPKEYLTTHPVDRIA, encoded by the coding sequence ATGTATTATAAAGTTTTTATAAATGAGATTCCGGTGATACTTTCCACGGAGAAATCCATCGGTAAAAAGTACGTCTCTATCCCTATAGAACTGGTGCGTTTCAAAAAGTTGATCAAAAAGATCGAGAAAGGAGAGCTTACCCACGTGAATCTCTACCACGCAGAGGTCGACAAACTCGAATACTACCTGCGTAAAAAACTAAAAGTAGTGGAAGCTGGTGGCGGTTTGGTCTACAACGACAATAAAGAAATATTGTTTATCTACCGCAATAAGAAATGGGATCTGCCCAAAGGCGGATTGGAGAAAGATGAAACTCCAGAGGACGCTGCAGTTCGAGAAGTACAAGAGGAAACTGGTGCCAAGAAACTCGAGGTGACAAGATTTATTCAAAAGACCTATCACGTCTTTAAGCGCAACGGCGAGCGCAGACTCAAGATCACCTACTGGTACGAAATGCACACCTCGTACAGCGGCAATCTAAAACCACAGACCAAAGAAGGTATCGAAAAGGCGAAATGGAAGAATTTTGCCCAAACCCAAAAAGCACTTCAAGGTAGCTACGAGAATATCAAGCTACTCTTTCCGAAGGAGTATTTAACCACCCACCCTGTAGATCGGATAGCGTAA
- a CDS encoding orotate phosphoribosyltransferase: protein MNLTSKTVTLDKSAQEVCDFLSDVKNFEQLMPENTAKFELIGDNAFVFALKGMPEIALELKEINAPNQVVLGAKSDKLPFTLTANIEELEANKSATTLDFAGEFNAMMAMMIKGPIKSFLEALTDQLQTI, encoded by the coding sequence ATGAATTTAACAAGCAAGACCGTAACCCTAGATAAATCAGCTCAAGAAGTCTGCGACTTTTTAAGCGATGTAAAGAACTTTGAGCAGCTCATGCCAGAGAACACTGCAAAATTTGAGCTCATTGGTGATAACGCCTTTGTCTTTGCTCTTAAAGGTATGCCTGAGATCGCCTTGGAACTCAAGGAGATCAACGCTCCAAATCAGGTTGTTCTAGGCGCCAAAAGTGATAAATTACCTTTCACACTTACCGCTAATATAGAAGAGCTAGAGGCTAATAAATCTGCAACTACTTTAGACTTTGCAGGAGAATTCAACGCTATGATGGCGATGATGATCAAAGGCCCTATCAAATCGTTCTTAGAAGCATTGACAGATCAGCTACAAACGATCTAG
- the ftsH gene encoding ATP-dependent zinc metalloprotease FtsH — translation MAEEKKNNEVKKPKFSPYWIYGIVIVILLSIQFMGGNSWSKPPATTQEEFLDYMRDGDVQELVVVANTRKARVYLTPDAKLKDKHQNTDKSSFRVSSATTPDYEFQFGDPTFFEERIVEINNELKEAGKSATTVKRTTEESVMSDILISLLPFAIIIGIWILIMRRMSAGGAGGAGGQIFNIGKSKAKLFDQNTEVKTSFKDVAGLEGAKEEVQEIVDFLKHPEKYTSLGGKIPKGALLVGPPGTGKTLLAKAVAGEAKVPFFSLSGSDFVEMFVGVGASRVRDLFKQAKEKSPSIIFIDEIDAIGRARGKSNFSGSNDERENTLNQLLTEMDGFGTNTNVIVLAATNRADVLDKALMRAGRFDRQIYVDLPDVRERKEIFEVHLRPIKKLEELDTDFLAKQTPGFSGADIANVCNEAALIAARKGKKAVGKQDFLDAVDRIVGGLEKKNKIITPEEKKAIAFHEAGHATVSWMLEHAAPLVKVTIVPRGQSLGAAWYLPEERLIVRPEQMLDEMCAAMGGRAAEEVIFGKVSTGALSDLEKVTKQARAMVTIYGLNDKIGNLTYYDSSGQTDYNFSKPYSEKTAEMIDKEISNIIETQYKRAVDLLKKHKDKLTELANVLLEKEVIFKDNLELIFGERQWPKPETIPVETKG, via the coding sequence ATGGCGGAGGAAAAGAAAAATAATGAAGTAAAGAAACCCAAGTTCAGTCCATACTGGATCTACGGGATCGTTATAGTGATATTATTGAGCATCCAATTCATGGGTGGCAACAGTTGGTCTAAACCGCCTGCTACTACGCAGGAGGAATTTTTAGACTATATGCGTGATGGCGACGTTCAAGAATTGGTCGTTGTGGCCAATACGCGCAAAGCACGAGTTTACTTGACTCCAGATGCCAAGCTCAAAGACAAACACCAGAATACCGACAAGAGTTCATTTAGGGTGAGTTCTGCAACTACTCCAGATTACGAATTTCAGTTTGGTGACCCTACGTTCTTTGAGGAGCGCATCGTAGAGATCAACAACGAGCTTAAAGAAGCGGGCAAATCTGCGACCACAGTAAAACGGACCACAGAAGAAAGCGTAATGAGCGATATTTTGATCAGCTTGTTGCCCTTCGCTATCATTATCGGGATCTGGATCTTGATCATGCGCCGCATGTCTGCAGGAGGAGCTGGCGGAGCTGGCGGACAGATCTTCAACATAGGAAAATCTAAAGCAAAACTCTTTGATCAGAATACAGAAGTAAAGACCTCCTTTAAAGATGTAGCCGGTTTGGAAGGTGCTAAAGAAGAAGTTCAAGAGATCGTAGATTTCTTAAAGCATCCTGAGAAATACACCTCCTTAGGTGGTAAAATTCCAAAGGGAGCACTATTGGTAGGACCTCCGGGAACTGGAAAGACCCTCTTGGCCAAAGCAGTGGCTGGAGAGGCTAAAGTACCTTTCTTCTCCTTGTCTGGTTCTGACTTTGTGGAGATGTTCGTAGGAGTTGGTGCTTCTCGTGTGCGAGACTTGTTCAAGCAAGCCAAAGAAAAATCACCTTCTATCATCTTTATCGATGAGATCGACGCCATTGGTCGGGCTCGTGGTAAAAGTAATTTCTCCGGATCCAATGATGAGCGTGAAAATACCCTAAACCAGCTGTTAACAGAAATGGATGGTTTCGGAACCAACACCAACGTTATTGTACTTGCAGCGACTAACCGCGCCGATGTACTGGACAAAGCCTTGATGCGTGCAGGTCGTTTTGACCGCCAGATCTATGTGGATCTTCCTGATGTTCGCGAGCGCAAGGAGATCTTTGAAGTTCACTTAAGACCTATTAAAAAGCTGGAAGAGCTAGATACCGACTTCTTAGCCAAACAAACCCCTGGTTTCTCTGGAGCTGATATTGCCAACGTTTGTAACGAAGCCGCTCTTATCGCTGCTCGTAAAGGCAAAAAAGCAGTTGGCAAACAAGATTTCTTAGATGCTGTAGACCGAATTGTTGGTGGTTTAGAAAAAAAGAACAAGATCATCACTCCAGAAGAGAAAAAAGCGATCGCATTCCACGAAGCCGGTCACGCCACCGTAAGCTGGATGTTAGAACACGCTGCTCCCCTTGTTAAGGTAACTATTGTTCCTAGAGGACAGTCCTTAGGAGCTGCCTGGTATTTACCAGAGGAACGCCTTATTGTTCGTCCGGAACAAATGCTAGACGAGATGTGCGCTGCCATGGGTGGCCGTGCAGCAGAAGAAGTGATCTTTGGAAAAGTATCCACTGGTGCCCTGAGTGACTTGGAAAAAGTGACCAAGCAAGCGCGCGCAATGGTTACCATTTACGGATTGAACGACAAGATCGGAAACCTTACCTATTACGACAGTTCAGGGCAAACCGATTACAACTTCTCCAAGCCTTATTCTGAAAAGACTGCGGAGATGATCGACAAGGAGATCTCTAACATCATTGAGACCCAATACAAACGCGCTGTGGACCTGCTTAAAAAGCACAAGGACAAGCTCACCGAATTGGCCAATGTACTCTTGGAAAAAGAAGTGATCTTTAAAGACAATTTGGAACTCATATTTGGAGAGCGTCAGTGGCCAAAACCAGAGACGATTCCCGTAGAAACAAAAGGGTAG
- the pyrE gene encoding orotate phosphoribosyltransferase, with protein sequence MILKKETAQKTAELLLQINAIKLQPQNPFTWASGWKSPIYCDNRITLSYPHIRNFLREHLAGQIEELYGKPDVIAGVATGAIGIGMLVADYMNLPFIYVRPEPKKHGRQNQIEGILEEHQSVVVVEDLISTGKSSLNAVKALREANAQVKGMLALFSYGFDTATTNFEEAQVQLHTLSNYQHLLEQAEKSKYITKDELETLQQWRKDPANWMQ encoded by the coding sequence ATGATATTGAAAAAGGAAACGGCTCAAAAAACCGCTGAACTTTTGTTGCAAATTAATGCAATAAAATTGCAACCACAAAACCCTTTTACATGGGCTTCTGGTTGGAAGTCACCTATCTATTGTGACAATCGGATCACCTTGTCTTATCCGCACATTCGCAACTTTTTAAGAGAACACTTGGCCGGACAGATCGAAGAGCTCTACGGCAAACCTGATGTTATTGCAGGAGTTGCTACTGGGGCCATTGGTATAGGTATGTTGGTTGCTGATTATATGAATTTACCCTTCATTTATGTCCGTCCGGAGCCTAAAAAGCACGGCCGTCAGAATCAGATCGAAGGTATTTTAGAAGAGCATCAATCTGTAGTGGTTGTGGAAGACCTGATCAGTACTGGGAAAAGTAGTTTGAACGCCGTTAAGGCACTGCGAGAAGCCAACGCACAGGTAAAAGGTATGCTCGCCTTGTTTTCTTACGGATTCGATACGGCAACAACCAATTTTGAAGAGGCTCAGGTACAACTGCACACTTTGAGTAACTATCAGCATTTATTGGAACAGGCCGAAAAATCCAAATACATCACCAAAGACGAATTAGAAACTTTACAACAGTGGCGTAAAGATCCCGCCAACTGGATGCAATAA
- a CDS encoding LUD domain-containing protein: MSLFKRLLNPKSGKSKTTEDTSLDKQHSKYYPEKQLPIDEKFTYNFRRNGGKFLYCENLEELMQTFDNILMENDWYEAEAFCIDQQLIERFDGFNLKFGTKSSSKFFLSRCESLIANNGSVLISSNQIREKKLGELPTNFIIFSTTSQLVENIGEGLRQIKDRNKNKIPTNITTIQDFETQKEKDFMSYGSTTKNLYLLLLEDL, encoded by the coding sequence ATGAGTCTGTTCAAAAGACTGTTGAATCCTAAATCCGGTAAGTCCAAAACTACCGAGGATACATCATTGGACAAACAGCATAGTAAATACTATCCGGAGAAACAGCTTCCTATAGACGAAAAATTCACTTATAATTTCCGCAGAAACGGTGGAAAATTCTTGTATTGTGAAAATTTAGAGGAACTGATGCAGACCTTCGATAATATTCTTATGGAGAACGATTGGTACGAAGCGGAAGCATTCTGTATAGACCAGCAACTCATAGAACGTTTTGACGGCTTTAACCTTAAATTCGGAACCAAATCCAGCAGTAAATTTTTCTTGTCACGCTGCGAATCACTTATCGCAAATAACGGTTCGGTACTCATCTCTTCCAACCAGATCAGAGAGAAGAAATTAGGGGAACTCCCAACCAATTTCATCATCTTTTCTACCACCAGTCAATTGGTCGAAAATATAGGCGAAGGCCTTAGACAGATCAAAGACCGCAACAAAAATAAAATCCCGACCAATATTACCACCATTCAGGATTTTGAAACCCAAAAGGAAAAGGATTTCATGAGCTACGGAAGTACCACAAAAAACCTATATTTGTTGCTTCTGGAAGACTTATAG
- a CDS encoding M14 family metallopeptidase, with product MHRILACSFILLLLSCKSDVNSEADFTTLFEQSDGLQTPEYSAVISYYEDLSEAYTSVAMYEMDRTDSGNPLHLVTFNPNRSFDSELGLDGKQTVVLINNGIHPGESDGIDASMMLMRDLAQGKIQVPQNLIVAVIPVYNIGGALNRNSHSRTNQNGPEEYGFRGNARNFDLNRDFIKSDTRNATAFHKLFQLLDPDVFIDNHVSNGADYQYTLTHLFTQHNKLGGQAGTFLHERMMPALEDSLQAKGWDITPYVNVFNRTPESGFSQFLDGPRYSTGYTSLFNTLGLMVETHMLKPYKDRVMGTYALMQSVLEFAESNSEQIKQVKRNAWKNYTVGADYPIGWTVDSSKTSSLNFKGFEGTYIPSAITGANRLKYDRDQAFEKPVTYYNYFKATDTITIPEYYIIPKGWWPIINRLRANGVSMDQFDKDTVLSVTSYRIADYKTYNRPYEGHYPHYNTQVEAIETDVLIAKGSYKVSTQQEAVRYLLETLEPTAVDSFFNWNFFDTILQQKEGFSPYVWEDLALEFLNENPDIKAEFEAKKAADANFAQNWYAQLDWIHKRSPYYEAAHLRYPIYRVGG from the coding sequence ATGCACAGAATCCTTGCCTGTTCCTTTATTTTACTGTTATTATCGTGTAAATCTGATGTAAATTCCGAAGCCGATTTTACCACCCTTTTTGAGCAGTCGGATGGACTGCAAACCCCTGAGTACTCGGCGGTTATTTCTTACTACGAGGACTTGAGTGAGGCTTACACCTCTGTAGCCATGTACGAAATGGATAGGACAGACAGCGGTAATCCCTTGCATTTAGTGACTTTCAACCCAAATCGAAGCTTTGATTCAGAGCTAGGCTTGGACGGCAAACAAACCGTGGTCTTGATCAACAATGGGATCCACCCTGGAGAAAGTGACGGTATAGATGCTAGTATGATGCTTATGAGAGACTTGGCACAAGGAAAGATACAAGTGCCTCAAAACCTTATAGTCGCGGTTATTCCGGTTTACAATATTGGAGGTGCACTTAATCGCAACTCCCACAGCCGAACAAATCAAAACGGTCCGGAAGAATACGGATTCAGAGGTAATGCTAGAAACTTTGACCTGAATCGGGATTTTATCAAAAGCGACACCCGCAACGCCACGGCCTTTCACAAGTTGTTTCAGTTGTTGGATCCGGATGTGTTTATAGACAACCACGTGAGCAATGGTGCCGATTACCAGTATACACTCACCCATCTTTTTACCCAACACAATAAACTCGGGGGGCAAGCTGGTACATTTTTGCACGAAAGAATGATGCCCGCACTAGAAGATTCCTTGCAAGCAAAAGGTTGGGATATTACTCCCTACGTAAATGTGTTCAACCGCACTCCAGAATCGGGTTTTTCACAATTTCTGGACGGCCCCAGATATTCTACAGGTTACACCAGCCTGTTCAATACCCTTGGTCTAATGGTAGAGACCCATATGCTCAAGCCTTATAAAGATCGCGTTATGGGTACTTATGCGCTGATGCAATCGGTATTGGAATTTGCTGAATCTAATTCGGAGCAGATCAAACAAGTTAAACGCAATGCTTGGAAGAATTATACCGTAGGGGCTGATTATCCGATCGGCTGGACGGTAGACAGCAGTAAGACCTCAAGCTTGAATTTTAAAGGATTTGAGGGTACCTACATTCCAAGTGCTATCACCGGGGCCAATCGCCTTAAATACGATCGCGATCAAGCTTTCGAAAAACCGGTCACTTATTACAACTATTTCAAAGCCACAGATACCATAACCATCCCAGAATATTACATTATCCCCAAAGGTTGGTGGCCGATCATAAATCGTTTAAGAGCCAATGGTGTGAGCATGGATCAATTCGATAAGGACACTGTATTAAGCGTTACCAGCTACCGCATAGCGGACTATAAGACCTACAACAGACCGTATGAAGGGCATTATCCGCATTACAATACCCAAGTAGAGGCTATAGAAACCGATGTTCTCATTGCTAAAGGCAGTTATAAAGTCTCTACGCAACAAGAAGCTGTTCGCTACCTACTGGAAACATTAGAACCAACGGCGGTGGACTCCTTTTTCAATTGGAATTTCTTCGATACTATTTTGCAACAAAAAGAAGGTTTCTCGCCCTATGTCTGGGAAGATCTTGCCTTGGAATTCTTAAACGAGAACCCCGATATCAAAGCCGAGTTTGAAGCAAAGAAGGCCGCCGATGCGAACTTTGCTCAGAATTGGTATGCACAACTGGATTGGATACACAAGCGATCGCCCTACTATGAGGCAGCGCATTTACGCTATCCGATCTACAGGGTGGGTGGTTAA
- the rsfS gene encoding ribosome silencing factor, producing the protein MSKKEVGTDQLITQIIRGIEEVKGQDIEILDLREIENTVCDYFIICNGTSNTQVNAIVNSVQKSVSKELREKPWHVEGTENAEWVLIDYVHVVVHVFQKHIREFYDIEGLWGDAHSIKIESTY; encoded by the coding sequence ATGTCAAAAAAAGAAGTAGGAACAGATCAATTAATCACTCAAATAATACGGGGAATTGAAGAGGTTAAAGGACAGGATATAGAAATCCTGGACTTGCGAGAAATTGAGAATACGGTCTGCGATTATTTCATTATCTGCAACGGTACCTCGAACACGCAGGTCAATGCGATTGTCAATTCCGTTCAGAAATCTGTGAGCAAAGAATTACGCGAAAAGCCCTGGCATGTAGAAGGAACCGAAAATGCCGAGTGGGTCTTGATAGACTACGTTCATGTAGTGGTGCATGTTTTCCAAAAACACATTCGAGAATTTTACGATATCGAAGGCCTATGGGGCGATGCCCATTCCATCAAGATCGAATCTACTTATTAA
- a CDS encoding biotin--[acetyl-CoA-carboxylase] ligase — protein sequence MKLIKLNATLSTNDYLKALLKSGLPAEQTVVIAKDQTQGKGQHGNRWYSKAGESLTMSLYRRFEQHPEVFAFMPQMVVALAVKKQLDALKIPAVSIKWPNDIMSYNKKLGGILIENIWTAGKPAHRVIGIGLNVNNELPEDLPRAHSLKQLTGKTYEVEELGMRIAAQVYQYFDDFRLVNQQDWYAAYLQVLYKKDKAATFRCGANPPFTALIKGVTPDGELELQLADDSLQQFAVKTIKMEY from the coding sequence TTGAAGCTAATCAAACTTAATGCCACCCTTTCTACCAATGACTATCTGAAAGCGCTTTTAAAATCTGGGCTTCCAGCGGAGCAAACCGTGGTCATTGCCAAAGATCAGACCCAAGGGAAAGGCCAACACGGAAACCGATGGTATTCTAAAGCGGGCGAAAGCCTTACCATGAGCCTCTACCGACGTTTTGAGCAGCATCCGGAGGTCTTTGCATTTATGCCGCAAATGGTAGTGGCCCTTGCGGTAAAAAAGCAGTTGGATGCCCTGAAGATTCCCGCTGTCAGTATTAAATGGCCCAACGACATTATGTCATACAACAAAAAGCTCGGTGGCATACTCATAGAGAATATTTGGACAGCCGGAAAACCTGCTCATCGGGTCATTGGGATAGGATTGAATGTCAACAATGAACTCCCCGAGGATCTGCCACGGGCACACTCGCTCAAACAACTCACTGGGAAAACCTATGAGGTGGAAGAACTCGGGATGCGTATAGCCGCACAAGTCTATCAGTACTTTGATGACTTTCGCTTAGTGAATCAGCAAGATTGGTATGCAGCGTACCTGCAAGTGCTTTACAAAAAGGACAAGGCTGCTACTTTTCGCTGCGGAGCGAATCCACCCTTCACCGCCTTGATCAAGGGAGTAACTCCAGATGGCGAATTGGAATTACAGCTGGCAGATGACTCCCTGCAGCAATTCGCCGTAAAAACGATAAAAATGGAATACTAG
- a CDS encoding T9SS type A sorting domain-containing protein, with protein MKKITLLLACLMVAGVSFAQTNVDMANAIQIGALPYTDVDANVPNGTQEEGQVGCNFNVPSLDYKFEVVTGGTVTATLSNPVGVSDPVFYFATTLDETDPTGLTVTDNLGGIGAGCFDNDAGLDGTRTAIFNDGDIVFMLVANEAISNIDVSGDAVLATLSTADNNLEGVSVYPNPVKDVLNVTVPVGAEVTSAKLFDVLGRDTGVVMVNGAINTSGLSNGIYMFTLETTEGNYTTKIVKQ; from the coding sequence ATGAAGAAAATTACTCTTTTATTGGCCTGTCTAATGGTAGCAGGCGTGTCGTTTGCACAAACAAACGTGGACATGGCTAACGCTATCCAAATCGGTGCGCTTCCATACACTGATGTTGATGCCAACGTTCCAAATGGTACTCAAGAAGAAGGTCAAGTAGGATGTAACTTCAACGTTCCTTCGCTTGATTACAAATTTGAAGTAGTAACTGGAGGTACGGTAACTGCAACACTTTCTAACCCTGTTGGTGTTTCTGATCCAGTATTCTATTTCGCTACTACTCTTGACGAAACTGATCCAACTGGATTGACTGTAACTGATAACCTAGGTGGTATTGGAGCTGGATGCTTTGATAACGATGCTGGTCTTGACGGTACAAGAACTGCTATCTTCAACGATGGAGATATCGTGTTCATGCTAGTTGCTAACGAGGCTATCTCTAACATCGATGTTTCAGGAGATGCTGTACTTGCCACACTATCTACTGCAGACAACAACCTAGAAGGTGTATCTGTTTATCCTAACCCTGTAAAAGACGTGCTTAACGTTACTGTTCCTGTAGGAGCTGAAGTAACTAGCGCTAAGCTTTTCGACGTATTGGGTAGAGACACTGGAGTTGTAATGGTAAATGGAGCCATCAACACTTCTGGTCTTTCTAACGGGATCTATATGTTTACTTTAGAAACTACTGAAGGAAACTACACAACTAAGATCGTTAAGCAATAA